A part of Vanessa tameamea isolate UH-Manoa-2023 chromosome 20, ilVanTame1 primary haplotype, whole genome shotgun sequence genomic DNA contains:
- the LOC113403798 gene encoding another transcription unit protein, with amino-acid sequence MAPAKRGAAGDTDSGSDSDSGSSASRSKSPSPAPSGKEGSQSRSVSRSPPKSASESPKSNRSGRSRKSSNASNASRSKSNSPAPSNRSGSAHSNKSGSSSPKSQTSGSPRASKSRSRSRSGSGSARSRSGSARSRSGSPKSGGQSPKSRSQSPKSRSQSPKSRSQSPKSRSQSPSPSHKSRSAKSRSRSVSGSPKSRKSRSRSGSASSRSKSPVARQDVADSRSNSPNLMIDDDDAKEKSKSRSRSGSRHSKSRSRSKSKSKSRSRSRSKSSNPSDGEGEKKKRAVLSDSESDVGSKRKKGSDSGSDTSNKPTKKKSKKLVDSDDENQEKTDTVTADALFGDASDISTEDEGDGDKQSERSRSRSRSRSRSRSRGRSDDERRSGDEARGSGDEEARDKPEEEEEVEIPETRIDVDMPKIWTELGKELHFVKLPNFLSVETRPYDPSTYEDEIDEEETLDEEGRARLKLKVENTMRWRTVFDKEGNAVKESNARMVKWSDGSMSLHLGSEIFDVYKQPLHGDHNHLFVRQGTGLQGQAVFRTKLSFRPHSTDSFTHRKMTLSAADRSTKTSAIKILSQVGSDPDADRKYQLKKEEMELRAAMRSRASGRPKRRAAARAARHDDSEDEGGVSLAAIKNKYKQGQKATAGAAIYSSESDGSDVETRRARRLDRAKALKDSDDEGSEAGDANTPQRSQSGSGSGSGSE; translated from the exons ATGGCGCCAGCAAAAAGAGGAGCGGCGGGTG ATACAGATTCTGGATCAGATTCTGACAGTGGCTCTAGTGCTAGTCGCAGTAAGAGCCCTAGTCCTGCACCATCTGGGAAAGAAGGCAGTCAATCTAG ATCAGTTTCTAGAAGTCCACCAAAATCAGCAAGCGAATCTCCTAAGTCTAACAGGTCAGGCCGATCAAGGAAATCTTCAAATGCATCAAATGCTTCTCGCAGTAAATCAAACTCTCCAGCTCCATCAAATAGATCTGGTTCAGCTCATAGTAACAAGTCTGGATCTTCAAGTCCTAAATCTCAGACATCAGGAAGTCCAAGAGCTTCAAAATCTAGATCTAGATCTAGAAGTGGGTCTGGAAGTGCTAGGTCACGATCTGGTAGTGCTCGTTCGCGGTCAGGCAGTCCAAAATCTGGAGGTCAGAGTCCAAAGTCACGATCACAGAGTCCTAAATCTAGATCACAAAGCCCCAAATCTAGATCTCAAAGTCCAAAATCCAGATCACAATCTCCTTCTCCAAGTCATAAATCTCGAAGTGCTAAAAGTCGATCCCGCTCTGTTAGTGGTAGTCCAAAAAGTAGAAAATCTAGATCACGATCAGGTAGTGCTTCTTCGAGATCAAAAAGTCCTGTAGCTAGACAGGATGTTGCCGATAGCAGATCAAACTCGCCAAACTTgatgattgatgatgatgatgctaaAGAAAAATCTAAAAGTAGATCAAG GTCAGGTTCCAGGCACTCCAAGTCAAGATCAAGGAGTAAATCTAAGTCTAAAAGTCGATCAAGATCTCGTTCTAAAAGCTCCAACCCTTCTGATGGTGAAG gtGAAAAGAAAAAACGAGCAGTTTTATCAGATTCAGAGAGTGATGTTGGGTCAAAACGTAAGAAGGGATCGGATAGTGGTTCGGATACCAGTAATAAGCCTACTAAGAAAAAGTCCAAGAAGCTAGTCGATTCAGATGATGAAAATCAAGAAAAGACTGACACTG TCACAGCTGATGCGTTGTTTGGTGACGCTTCTGATATCAGTACGGAAGACGAGGGTGACGGTGATAAGCAGTCAGAAAGGTCGCGATCAAGATCACGCTCGCGGTCTCGCAGCCGCAGTCGAGGTAGATCTGACGACGAGAGGCGGTCCGGTGATGAAGCCAGGGGAAGCGGTGACGAG gAAGCTAGAGATAAAccagaagaagaagaagaagtgGAAATTCCAGAAACTCGCATCGATGTAGATATGCCAAAGATATGGACAGAATTAGGAAAAGAGCTACATTTTGTAAAACTACCTAACTTTCTGTCAGTTGAGACTAGGCCTTATGACCCCAGCACATATGAAGATGAAATAGACGAAGAGGAAACACTGGACGAAGAAGGTCGAGCAAG ATTGAAATTGAAAGTAGAGAACACAATGCGTTGGCGAACTGTTTTTGATAAAGAAGGCAATGCAGTTAAGGAATCAAATGCTCGTATGGTGAAATGGTCTGACGGCAGTATGTCTCTGCATCTCGGTTCAGAAATTTTTGATGTTTACAAACAACCGTTACAT GGCGACCACAACCATCTGTTCGTCAGGCAGGGAACAGGTCTGCAGGGGCAGGCGGTGTTCCGCACCAAGCTCTCGTTCCGACCCCACTCCACGGACTCCTTCACTCACCGAAAGATGACGCTGTCGGCCGCGGATCGCTCCACCAAGACGTCGGCCATCAAGATACTGTCACAAGTCGGAAGCGACCCCGACGCGGATAGGAAGTACCAGCTGAAG AAAGAGGAGATGGAGCTCCGCGCCGCGATGCGCTCGCGCGCCAGCGGGCGGCCCAAgcggcgcgcggcggcgcgggcggcgcgccaCGACGACTCGGAGGACGAGGGCGGCGTGTCGCTCGCCGCCATCAAGAACAAGTACAAGCAGGGCCAGAAGG CGACAGCCGGTGCTGCGATTTATTCGTCTGAATCTGATGGTTCAGACGTGGAAACACGTCGGGCGAGACGACTGGATAGGGCGAAGGCTCTGAAGGATTCTGACGACGAAGGGAGTGAAGCTGGAGACGCAAACACCCCCCAGAGAAGTCAGAGTGGGTCGGGTTCGGGCAGTGGAAGCGAGTAG
- the LOC113403749 gene encoding uncharacterized protein LOC113403749, producing the protein MYARVLKFVALFTHILTSTCVRMTTYNGPDIKSKFKLELKPLHIPTGLGDIIILSGPIINSETLYFLSKPNSDTMKLKLNISRDMFDYKKSSINDDYNDIIIQYIQGKIKAIITPINKYKIFNLNYGKNCQDSTDIFREKEKSLLANDFMLGPLGEEDNGNWILSAYYKGNDGDWIEVFQVITVEITESIPTFPTKPKLDEGNDLELRFAYPVRNLQSCQITAPRSTFDRFYDRDRNNLDSCGFTIPNVTKDDEGLWRIIGVGNIVYEANVFLEINKKS; encoded by the exons ATGTACGCGCGTGTTTTGAAATTCGTCGCCCTTTTTACACACATTTTAACATCAACGTGTGTTAGAATGACAACATATAACGGACCGGATATCAAAA GTAAATTTAAACTAGAACTCAAACCATTACACATACCTACAGGCCTAGGCGACATCATTATTTTATCAGGGCCCATCATAAATAGTGAAACACTTTATTTCCTTAGCAAACCAAATAGTGACACTATGAAactcaaattaaacataagccgTGACATGTTTGACTACAAAAAGTCATCAATTAATGACGATTATAATGACATAATCATTCAATATATTCAAGGAAAAATTAAGGCTATAATAACTCCCataaataagtacaaaatattCAATCTTAATTATGGAAAAAACTGCCAAGATTCAACAGACATATTCAGAGAAAAAGAGAAGAGTTTATTAGCGAATGACTTTATGTTGGGACCTCTCGGTGAGGAGGATAACGGAAATTGGATACTAAGTGCCTATTATAAAGGAAATGATGGAGACTGGATTGAAGTGTTCCAAGTTATTACGGTGGAAATAACAg AATCCATACCGACGTTTCCAACGAAACCTAAATTAGATGAAGGTAATGATTTGGAACTGCGTTTTGCTTATCCTGTAAGAAATCTTCAAAGCTGTCAAATTACCGCCCCAAGGTCTACGTTTGACAGATTTTACGACAGAGATAGAAATAACTTAGATTCCTGTGGCTTCACAATACCGAATGTAACGAAGGACGACGAAGGTCTATGGCGAATAATTGGTGTGGGGAATATAGTGTACGAAGCTAATGTGTTTttagagataaataaaaaatcctga
- the LOC135193860 gene encoding uncharacterized protein LOC135193860, which yields MRLLIILCSLTLFLCAECGLLKSVLDTVSNEVHKIKDGNVVENVVNIVRNETKGIVEDLGDLLHTRKNQNDKKIKPTVTDKDKKVEEIPNSTRKPVTIQDSTAKIDKDEHIQPVSNNQDHKIHPATEETVNKIPDNTNQAVDSTQISSESSDTNRLVFNDEDYNYGEGTIVPRTARHIKVDNKTKQDAGIEQTIEKDDKKIIPSAGEEIIYANTNVTEFFLNNDDFDDINFDSSNVMPPGNASVETIVVGDCPEGSEISVDGLCVETSTSRVPAKAKNRANFVGGCLHGFGQADDGTCQEIIYD from the coding sequence atgagACTTCTAATTATTCTTTGTTCTTTAACTCTCTTCTTGTGTGCAGAATGCGGTCTACTAAAAAGCGTGCTTGATACAGTGTCTAATgaggtacataaaataaaagatggAAATGTTGTTGAAAATGTGGTTAATATAGTTCGTAATGAAACCAAGGGAATCGTGGAAGACTTGGGCGATTTACTACATACAAGGAAAAATCAGaatgataagaaaataaaaccgACAGTAACCGATAAGGACAAAAAAGTCGAAGAAATTCCAAATTCGACAAGGAAACCCGTAACGATTCAAGATTCAACAGCTAAAATAGATAAAGATGAGCATATTCAACCAGTTTCTAATAATCAAGACCATAAAATACATCCTGCAACTGAAGAAACTGTTAATAAAATCCCTGATAACACAAATCAGGCAGTCGATTCAACACAAATTTCGTCAGAATCAAGTGATACGAACCGATTAGTATTTAATGACGAAGATTATAACTACGGAGAAGGAACAATAGTGCCAAGAACAGCTCGACATATTAAAGTtgacaacaaaacaaaacaagatGCAGGAATTGAACAAACAATAGAAAaggacgataaaaaaataattccctCAGCTGGTGAAGAAATAATTTACGCCAATACGAATGTAACGGagttttttttgaataatgatGACTTCGATGATATTAATTTTGACTCTAGTAATGTTATGCCTCCTGGAAATGCAAGCGTAGAAACTATAGTTGTCGGAGATTGTCCTGAAGGATCAGAGATATCGGTTGATGGATTATGTGTTGAAACGTCTACATCTCGGGTTCCAGCTAAAGCAAAAAACAGAGCTAACTTTGTTGGTGGCTGCTTACATGGATTTGGGCAAGCAGACGATGGAACGTGCCAGGAAATTATttacgattaa